The following are encoded in a window of Paraburkholderia sp. HP33-1 genomic DNA:
- a CDS encoding patatin-like phospholipase family protein, which yields MFDQVVFAGGGNRCWWQAGFWDVVQPQLDIRPRVITGISAGAATACMIYTRGDSDWVMRYYEDALRHNTRNAYWGNLLRGESVFPHYRIYRQALLDIYGDKFSKLAQAPEIRIGVSHLPRWLGARSAVAAGLVAYNIEKYVRKSLHPTLGQTLGFHPEFVRAQDCASVDELADLILQSSSTPPFTPVLRRNGRPVLDGGMVDNVPVSALDADVPGNVLVMVTRLYPRPQMFVVPHGVQQRLYVQPSRKVPISSWDYTSPSQMVHAYNLGRADGEVFLERVPALMEAAAHEAR from the coding sequence ATGTTCGATCAGGTCGTATTCGCCGGCGGCGGTAACCGCTGCTGGTGGCAGGCGGGTTTCTGGGACGTCGTGCAGCCGCAGCTCGACATCCGTCCGCGCGTGATCACCGGCATTTCGGCCGGCGCCGCGACTGCGTGCATGATTTACACGCGCGGCGATTCCGACTGGGTCATGCGCTATTACGAAGACGCTCTGCGTCACAACACGCGCAATGCCTATTGGGGCAACCTGCTGCGCGGCGAGTCGGTATTTCCGCATTACCGGATCTACCGGCAGGCGCTGCTCGACATCTACGGCGACAAGTTTTCGAAGCTCGCGCAGGCGCCGGAAATCCGCATCGGCGTATCTCATCTGCCGCGCTGGCTCGGCGCAAGAAGCGCGGTAGCAGCGGGGCTGGTCGCGTACAACATCGAAAAATACGTGCGCAAGTCGTTGCATCCGACGCTCGGTCAGACGCTCGGTTTTCATCCGGAATTCGTGCGCGCGCAGGATTGCGCGAGCGTCGACGAGCTTGCGGACCTGATCCTGCAATCGTCTAGTACGCCGCCGTTCACGCCGGTTCTGCGGCGCAACGGCCGGCCGGTGCTGGACGGTGGGATGGTGGATAACGTCCCGGTTAGCGCGCTCGACGCCGATGTACCGGGTAACGTGCTCGTGATGGTCACGCGTCTTTATCCGCGGCCGCAGATGTTCGTCGTACCGCACGGCGTGCAGCAGCGGCTCTACGTGCAGCCGTCGCGCAAGGTGCCAATTTCAAGCTGGGACTACACGAGTCCGTCGCAGATGGTCCACGCTTATAACCTCGGCCGCGCTGATGGCGAGGTCTTCCTTGAACGCGTGCCTGCGCTGATGGAGGCGGCAGCGCACGAAGCGCGGTGA
- a CDS encoding tyrosine-type recombinase/integrase: MAIRKDKKSGIWHLDIRTPGGQRIRRSADTADKKEAQEYHDRLKADLWRQDKLGEAPDRTFEEAAVRFLRECEGQRDYATKLRHIAYWREQFPGRLVRSLTSDEITDSLPTHRVVKGKPVELLTGSTRNRYIATIKRLLNLCVAWEWIDRVPRFPRYIEPEVRVRWESPEVITALINALRLPWMRDAAVVAVATGMRQSELFGLTPSQVDLAQSNAWVTHEGAKSKRARAVPLNGDAVGVLTRRLKSAERLAFTRGEGLDARIQQIDTRDFERACRAVGIEDFHWHDLRHTWASWHVQRGTPLMVLKELGGWETIEMVQKYAHLAPSHLAAHADTVKFWSSTGEQKEKMPLARAA; encoded by the coding sequence ATGGCAATCCGCAAAGATAAAAAATCCGGTATCTGGCACCTCGACATCCGCACGCCAGGCGGTCAGAGAATTAGACGCTCTGCTGACACTGCGGACAAAAAGGAAGCGCAGGAATACCACGACCGGCTGAAAGCCGATCTGTGGCGGCAGGACAAGCTTGGCGAGGCCCCTGACAGAACATTTGAGGAGGCCGCCGTGCGGTTCTTGCGGGAATGTGAGGGCCAGCGCGATTACGCGACGAAGCTTCGGCATATCGCGTACTGGCGCGAGCAGTTTCCCGGCCGTCTGGTTCGTTCTTTAACCTCTGACGAAATCACCGACTCGTTGCCCACGCACCGGGTTGTCAAGGGCAAGCCCGTGGAGTTGCTAACCGGTAGCACGCGCAACCGGTATATCGCCACCATCAAGCGCCTGCTGAATCTGTGCGTGGCGTGGGAGTGGATCGACCGGGTGCCCAGGTTTCCCCGGTACATCGAGCCGGAGGTGCGTGTTCGCTGGGAGTCACCCGAGGTAATTACTGCGCTTATCAACGCGCTACGGTTGCCCTGGATGCGCGACGCTGCTGTTGTTGCCGTAGCCACGGGCATGCGTCAGTCCGAGCTGTTTGGACTCACGCCGTCCCAGGTCGATCTGGCCCAGAGCAATGCATGGGTCACGCATGAGGGGGCTAAATCCAAGCGTGCCCGCGCGGTACCCTTGAATGGTGACGCGGTCGGCGTGCTGACTCGCCGGTTGAAGTCGGCGGAACGCCTGGCTTTTACGCGTGGAGAGGGGCTGGACGCTCGCATCCAGCAAATCGACACGCGGGATTTCGAGCGGGCCTGTCGGGCGGTCGGCATCGAGGATTTCCACTGGCATGACCTGCGCCATACTTGGGCAAGCTGGCACGTCCAGCGTGGCACGCCGCTGATGGTGCTGAAGGAGCTGGGAGGATGGGAAACGATCGAGATGGTGCAGAAGTACGCCCACCTCGCCCCTAGCCACTTGGCCGCCCACGCGGACACGGTCAAGTTTTGGTCAAGCACCGGGGAGCAGAAAGAAAAAATGCCGCTGGCTAGAGCGGCATAG